One genomic window of Sarcophilus harrisii chromosome X, mSarHar1.11, whole genome shotgun sequence includes the following:
- the VGLL1 gene encoding LOW QUALITY PROTEIN: transcription cofactor vestigial-like protein 1 (The sequence of the model RefSeq protein was modified relative to this genomic sequence to represent the inferred CDS: deleted 1 base in 1 codon) — MSAKMDEMKKSSLRLTRDKQQPIKTERSSRYVLFTYFQGDINSVVDEHFSRALSNTKKPKDLSTDDTSEATSPDSDNQLSPNPWCFDSHWTKSQQESCPINSSLASHGSNRSVIRNSSPLIVASPPLQLGDLWHLSSPEASPSPAEPGYFLSFPSIHLVPKTECERKYGSLLNLLQQDRCLIYPMLPARKQARRCTGAMNLLSTGTANSDGGKKSHSFQNLEKTSTKPDNGNIETEAVSPPKSESPGSPGEV, encoded by the exons ATGTCAGCCAAGATggatgaaatgaagaaaagttcCCTCCGGCTGACCAGGGACAAACAACAGCCTATAAAGACAGAGCGGAGCTCCCGATATGTCCTCTTCACTTACTTCCAAGGGGACATTAACAGTGTAGTTGATGAGCACTTTTCTAGAGCCCTGAGTAACACTAAAAAGCCTAAAGATCTGAGCACTGATGACACAAGTGAGGCCACTAGCCCCGATAGCG ACAATCAATTGAGTCCAAATCCCTGGTGTTTTGACTCTCACTGGACCAAGTCACAGCAAGAATCATGTCCCATTAACAGCAGTCTGGCCAGCCATGGATCGAACCGATCTGTCATCCGGAACTCATCGCCACTGATAGTCGCAAGCCCTCCTCTACAGCTTGGAGATCTGTGGCATCTGTCTTCTCCTGAAGCCAGCCCAAGTCCTGCTGAGCCTGGGTATTTTCTGTCCTTCCCTAGTATCCATTTAGTGCCA AAAACTGAGTGTGAGAGGAAATATGGCTCCCTTCTCAATCTCCTGCAGCAAGACCGGTGCCTCATATACCCCATGTTACCAGCCAGGAAGCAGGCTAGACGCTGCACTGGAGCCATGAACCTACTCTCCACTGGGACTGCCAACTCTGACGGCG gGAAGAAATCACATTCTTTCCAAAACCTCGAAAAGACCAGCACCAAACCTGATAACGGAA acaTAGAAACAGAAGCTGTTTCTCCACCCAAATCTGAGAGCCCTGGTAGTCCTGGTGAAGTTTAA